A region of Anolis sagrei isolate rAnoSag1 chromosome 2, rAnoSag1.mat, whole genome shotgun sequence DNA encodes the following proteins:
- the LOC132769385 gene encoding histone-lysine N-methyltransferase SETMAR yields the protein MDVSGGLEDVPVFAGPQFEGAPAFQYSPDHVAGKGGRPDPSEISFPGCSCHSASCVASSCSCLRYGENYNSLCIKNEKNGLNFCKPIFECNTMCQCGELCQNRVIQRGLQFRLEVFKTAKKGWGLRTLEFIPKGRFVCEYAGEILGFKEACRRIQLQTPSDANYIITVKEHLSDGHIMETFVDPTHIGNVGRFLNHSCEPNLFMVPVRIDSMVPKLALFADRDICAEEELTYDYSGRYRNYLPVKDQDNLPEGEASKKLCYCETKLCTGFLPFDNSLFCSTNVRSHKEETL from the coding sequence TATAGCCCAGATCACGTGGCTGGAAAAGGAGGCAGACCAGACCCCTCTGAGATTTCCTTTCCTGGCTGCAGCTGTCATTCTGCTTCCTGCGTGGCTTCCAGTTGTTCATGCCTTCGCTATGGGGAAAACTATAACAGCTTGtgtataaaaaatgaaaaaaatggacTGAATTTCTGCAAACCTATTTTTGAATGCAACACTATGTGCCAGTGTGGAGAGCTGTGTCAAAACAGGGTAattcagagaggcttacaatTCAGACTTGAAGTCTTTAAGACAGCTAAAAAAGGATGGGGTCTTCGCACACTGGAATTTATCCCCAAAGGAAGGTTTGTGTGTGAATACGCTGGGGAAATCCTGGGCTTTAAAGAAGCATGTCGAAGGATACAGCTGCAGACCCCAAGCGATGCAAATTATATTATAACAGTAAAGGAACACTTGTCCGATGGGCACATCATGGAGACGTTTGTGGATCCCACTCACATTGGTAATGTTGGAAGATTCCTGAACCACTCTTGTGAACCAAACCTCTTTATGGTCCCTGTCCGAATAGACTCCATGGTGCCTAAACTGGCACTTTTTGCTGACCGTGATATTTGTGCAGAGGAAGAACTTACATATGATTATTCTGGAAGATACCGTAATTACTTGCCTGTCAAAGATCAGGACAATCTTCCAGAAGGGGAAGCATCTAAAAAGCTCTGCTATTGTGAGACCAAATTGTGTACAGGTTTCTTGCCTTTTGATAATTCTTTATTCTGCAGCACTAATGTAAGAAGTCATAAAGAGGAAACTTTGTAG